A window from Chitinophaga filiformis encodes these proteins:
- a CDS encoding pyridoxal-phosphate dependent enzyme, whose translation MKFCNSILETIGNTPLVKLHRVTAGLPCPVLAKVEFFNPGNSIKDRMAVKMVEEAEKQGLLKPGGTIIEGTSGNTGMGLALAAVIKGYKCIFTTTDKQSKEKVDILKAVGAEVIVCPTNVEPEDPRSYYSVARRLSQEIPNAFYVNQYDNLANREAHYEQTGPEIWEQTDGKVTHLVVATGTGGTITGAGKFLKEKNPDIQVWAIDSYGSLLKKYHETGELDMSEVYPYITEGIGEDFVPQNYDMSVIDHFEKVTDKDGAVMARRISKEEGIFVGYSAGSAVSGLLQLKSRLKPTDLVVVIFHDHGSRYVGKVYNDQWMMERGFLDVKTVKDVVNGRRNQPLVTIGQDEKVSEAIVKMKKYDIEHLPVLHNNQIVGAISEGGLFNRLIDDVNLKDAQVKQVMQAAFPEVSMDTPIEKLSVYINKENGAVITKDDSGKPHIVTKYDIIQALGS comes from the coding sequence ATGAAATTTTGCAATAGCATACTCGAAACAATCGGAAATACCCCCCTTGTCAAATTACACCGCGTTACCGCCGGCCTTCCATGTCCGGTACTGGCAAAAGTTGAGTTTTTTAACCCCGGCAATTCTATTAAGGACCGTATGGCCGTAAAAATGGTCGAAGAGGCAGAGAAACAGGGTTTGCTGAAACCCGGCGGCACCATCATTGAAGGTACATCCGGCAATACCGGTATGGGCCTTGCATTGGCCGCAGTGATCAAAGGATATAAATGCATCTTCACCACCACCGATAAGCAATCCAAGGAGAAAGTAGATATACTCAAGGCCGTAGGTGCAGAAGTGATCGTCTGTCCTACGAATGTGGAACCGGAAGATCCCCGTTCCTATTACTCTGTAGCCCGCCGGCTGTCGCAGGAGATCCCGAACGCATTCTACGTGAACCAGTACGACAACCTGGCCAACCGGGAAGCGCACTATGAGCAGACCGGCCCCGAGATCTGGGAGCAGACGGACGGGAAGGTGACCCACCTGGTGGTGGCTACCGGTACCGGAGGCACCATCACAGGCGCCGGCAAATTCCTCAAAGAGAAGAATCCGGATATCCAGGTATGGGCCATAGACAGTTATGGCTCCCTGCTGAAGAAATACCATGAAACCGGCGAACTGGATATGAGTGAGGTATATCCTTACATCACGGAAGGTATCGGCGAAGACTTCGTACCGCAGAACTACGACATGAGCGTGATCGATCATTTCGAGAAAGTGACCGATAAGGACGGCGCAGTGATGGCCCGCCGTATTTCCAAGGAAGAAGGCATTTTCGTAGGCTATTCCGCCGGATCGGCAGTATCGGGTTTATTGCAGCTGAAAAGCAGGCTGAAGCCGACTGACCTGGTAGTGGTGATCTTCCACGACCATGGCAGCCGTTATGTGGGAAAAGTTTACAATGACCAGTGGATGATGGAACGCGGCTTCCTGGATGTAAAGACCGTAAAGGATGTAGTGAACGGGCGTCGTAACCAGCCACTGGTAACGATCGGCCAGGATGAGAAAGTAAGCGAGGCAATTGTGAAGATGAAGAAGTACGACATTGAACACCTGCCGGTACTGCATAATAACCAGATTGTTGGAGCTATCTCCGAAGGAGGACTTTTCAACCGCCTGATCGACGACGTCAACCTGAAAGACGCACAGGTCAAACAGGTCATGCAGGCTGCTTTCCCGGAAGTAAGCATGGACACGCCAATAGAAAAGCTAAGCGTATATATCAACAAGGAGAATGGGGCAGTGATCACTAAAGACGATAGCGGTAAACCGCATATCGTGACGAAATACGACATTATCCAGGCGCTAGGAAGCTGA
- a CDS encoding ABC transporter substrate-binding protein: MMPAINTYKDQLGREVSIPYPPRRIISLVPSQTELLYDLGLDEEVIAITKFCIHPDKWFRHKTRIGGTKQLHLEQILALQPDLIIANKEENTAEQVQYLMEQVPVWVSDIHCLNDALDMIRSIGAITGKNEAAEQITDNISLSFRRMDEKMRGQRPVRTAYFIWREPWMVAGGDTFIHAMLEHCHLENVFAATARYPAIDIDQLKSIDCQLVLLSSEPYPFKDKHIAELQAVLPGVRIELVDGEMFSWYGSRLEKAAMYLQAFRDRLEELPHFKS, from the coding sequence ATGATGCCTGCTATCAATACTTACAAAGACCAGCTGGGGCGGGAAGTGAGCATTCCTTACCCGCCCCGCCGGATCATCTCACTGGTTCCTTCCCAGACCGAATTACTTTATGACCTGGGACTGGACGAAGAAGTGATCGCCATTACAAAATTCTGTATCCATCCGGACAAGTGGTTCCGCCATAAGACACGCATAGGAGGCACCAAACAACTACACCTGGAACAGATCCTCGCCCTGCAACCCGATCTTATTATTGCCAACAAGGAGGAAAATACGGCCGAGCAGGTGCAATACCTGATGGAGCAGGTGCCGGTGTGGGTGAGCGATATCCACTGCCTAAATGATGCACTGGACATGATCCGGAGCATTGGCGCCATCACCGGCAAAAATGAAGCAGCGGAACAGATAACCGACAACATCTCGCTCAGTTTCAGGCGAATGGATGAAAAAATGCGGGGGCAACGCCCCGTCCGCACGGCTTATTTTATCTGGCGGGAGCCCTGGATGGTGGCCGGCGGAGATACTTTTATCCATGCCATGCTGGAGCATTGCCACCTGGAGAATGTTTTTGCCGCGACAGCCCGCTACCCTGCTATTGACATTGACCAACTGAAAAGCATCGATTGCCAGCTGGTACTGCTTTCTTCGGAACCTTACCCTTTTAAGGATAAGCATATTGCGGAATTACAGGCCGTACTGCCCGGTGTGCGTATTGAATTGGTGGACGGAGAGATGTTCTCCTGGTATGGCAGCCGGCTGGAGAAAGCAGCCATGTATTTACAGGCATTCAGGGACAGACTGGAGGAACTGCCTCATTTTAAATCCTGA